One window from the genome of Paracoccus marcusii encodes:
- a CDS encoding transglycosylase SLT domain-containing protein: protein MRAALSLAALALVAACSTTPSGPTDAQVEAQEMALAQVPPMRWGERNGSDEWTRATMEALDREGVTMLSSVPHDIAEFCPNYRQLAPTGRKAFWAGLLSAVARHESTFNPQAAGGGGKWIGLMQIAPATWRNYDCTGNIRNGADNMACAVKIAAQQVGRDNAVARDDNGWRGVARDWAPMRSSKKRADIAAWTSSQSYCSAQG, encoded by the coding sequence ATGCGCGCCGCGCTTTCCCTTGCCGCCCTAGCCCTGGTGGCCGCCTGTTCCACGACCCCGTCGGGTCCGACCGACGCCCAGGTCGAGGCACAGGAGATGGCCCTGGCCCAGGTGCCCCCGATGCGGTGGGGAGAGCGCAACGGCTCTGACGAATGGACCCGCGCCACGATGGAGGCGCTTGACCGCGAAGGCGTGACGATGCTGTCCAGCGTCCCCCATGACATCGCGGAATTCTGCCCCAACTATCGCCAGCTTGCCCCCACCGGCCGCAAGGCGTTCTGGGCGGGCCTGCTGTCGGCCGTCGCGCGGCACGAAAGCACCTTCAATCCGCAGGCCGCCGGTGGCGGTGGCAAATGGATCGGCCTGATGCAGATCGCGCCGGCGACATGGCGCAACTATGACTGCACCGGCAACATCCGCAACGGCGCCGACAACATGGCATGCGCGGTCAAGATCGCCGCACAGCAGGTGGGACGCGACAACGCCGTCGCCCGCGACGACAACGGCTGGCGCGGCGTCGCGCGGGACTGGGCGCCGATGCGCAGCAGCAAGAAGCGCGCGGACATCGCCGCCTGGACCTCCAGCCAAAGCTATTGCAGCGCGCAGGGCTGA
- a CDS encoding class II glutamine amidotransferase has protein sequence MCRWAAYLGAPIFLEDIVSRPAHSLIRQSQGAMRCHTPVNADGFGIAWYGERPEPGLYRDVMPAWSDPNLRSLVAQVRSGLFMAHVRASTGTATSRNNCHPFAVGRWSFMHNGQFGGYDAFRRHADVLIPDEYYPHRKGATDSEALFLVALGCGLDQNPKVAMERALGLLGTLARQRGCAPHVRAACALSDGERLYALRYSSDDQAPSLYHRWSESRQGWAVVSEPLESDEADWTEVPPGSFCTFERGRVEVVPFCPEPLSAAA, from the coding sequence ATGTGTCGTTGGGCCGCCTATCTGGGCGCACCGATCTTTCTGGAGGATATCGTCAGCCGGCCAGCGCATTCGCTGATCCGGCAGAGCCAGGGTGCAATGCGGTGCCATACGCCGGTGAATGCCGACGGCTTCGGCATCGCGTGGTACGGCGAACGTCCCGAACCTGGGCTGTACCGCGATGTCATGCCGGCCTGGTCCGACCCGAACCTGCGCAGCCTTGTGGCGCAGGTGCGGTCCGGCCTGTTCATGGCGCATGTGCGGGCGTCGACGGGGACGGCGACCAGCCGCAACAACTGTCATCCCTTTGCCGTCGGTCGATGGAGCTTCATGCATAATGGCCAGTTCGGCGGCTATGACGCCTTCCGACGTCATGCCGACGTGCTGATCCCGGACGAATACTATCCCCACCGCAAGGGCGCGACCGACAGCGAGGCGCTGTTCCTGGTCGCCCTGGGATGCGGGCTGGACCAGAACCCCAAGGTTGCGATGGAACGGGCGCTTGGGCTGTTGGGCACATTGGCGCGTCAGCGCGGCTGCGCACCGCATGTCCGCGCCGCCTGCGCCCTGTCGGACGGAGAGCGGCTGTACGCGCTGCGCTACAGCAGCGACGATCAGGCGCCGTCGCTGTACCATCGGTGGTCGGAAAGCCGTCAGGGCTGGGCCGTCGTGTCCGAACCGCTGGAGAGCGACGAGGCGGACTGGACCGAGGTTCCCCCCGGCAGCTTCTGCACGTTCGAGCGTGGCCGGGTCGAGGTCGTGCCGTTCTGCCCCGAACCGCTCAGCGCGGCCGCCTGA
- a CDS encoding ATP-binding protein, with product MAHLDEQAGLPRGALAALPLLLAPMVLGAAVLMARPGAATGTAAVLASTVAVAWYLLGGAVAVGHLARGLSARKALRAIRGEVATAADPIWMCDARGQVLFQNEAARTEFEDLTGRPVLSLIARLRADAEGQLADLTARALRVGNADLELAEGEILSLSCLPDAPLQIWSLHRAGVQPDGFELALAMEEDQPPADDFDAIPVALLRLATDGRICRANAAARHLLDGMLADEGQNLAELLEGPGRPLADWLSDMCAGRATNGTEMLRLRHPDSRQGEMRDRYFQLSLARDPAEAGRMIAVLTDASALKTLEAQFVQSQKMQAIGQLAGGVAHDFNNLLTAISGHCDLLMLKRDKGDPDYADLDQISQNANRAAALVGQLLAFSRKQTLRLETLDLRDTLADLTHLLNRLVGERVGLTITYDPALRAIRADKRQLEQVIMNLVVNARDAMPQGGDITVRTENLHLSEAMTRDQVTLPKGDYVRIIVRDHGCGIAPDHLGKIFEPFFTTKRTGEGTGLGLSTAYGIVKQTGGFIFCDSVLSEGTTFSLYFPAHARAQVAAIPAARSAPRPTPQLQTGPKATVLLVEDEAPVRAFAARALKLKGYDVLEAGSGEAALSLLEGRDGPVDIFVTDVVMPGMDGPTWVREGRRMLPSAKVIFMSGYTEDIFVDGQVPIADASFLAKPFTLTELTQMVEMQLTRPSGSDRLH from the coding sequence ATGGCGCATCTTGACGAACAGGCGGGCCTGCCGCGCGGGGCGCTAGCGGCGCTGCCGCTGCTGCTGGCGCCGATGGTGCTGGGGGCGGCCGTGCTGATGGCGCGACCGGGCGCCGCGACCGGGACGGCGGCCGTGCTTGCCTCGACGGTCGCGGTGGCGTGGTACCTGCTGGGAGGCGCGGTCGCCGTGGGCCATCTGGCGCGCGGACTATCGGCCCGCAAGGCCCTGCGCGCCATCAGGGGAGAGGTGGCGACAGCCGCCGACCCGATCTGGATGTGCGATGCCCGCGGCCAGGTGCTGTTCCAGAACGAGGCCGCCCGGACCGAGTTCGAGGACCTGACCGGTCGCCCGGTCCTGTCGCTGATCGCGCGCCTGCGCGCCGATGCCGAAGGGCAGCTGGCCGACCTGACCGCCCGTGCGCTGCGGGTGGGCAATGCCGATCTGGAACTGGCCGAGGGAGAGATCCTGTCGCTGTCCTGCCTGCCCGACGCGCCGCTGCAGATCTGGTCGCTGCACCGCGCCGGGGTCCAGCCTGACGGGTTCGAACTGGCCCTGGCGATGGAGGAGGACCAGCCCCCCGCCGATGATTTCGACGCCATTCCCGTCGCGCTGCTGCGTCTGGCGACCGACGGCCGCATCTGCCGCGCCAACGCCGCGGCCCGTCATCTGCTGGACGGCATGCTGGCGGACGAGGGCCAGAACCTGGCCGAACTGCTGGAAGGACCCGGGCGCCCGCTGGCGGACTGGCTTTCCGACATGTGCGCCGGGCGCGCCACCAACGGAACGGAAATGCTGCGCCTGCGCCACCCCGACAGCCGCCAGGGAGAGATGCGCGACCGCTATTTCCAGCTGTCGCTGGCGCGCGATCCGGCCGAGGCTGGCCGCATGATCGCCGTGCTGACCGATGCCAGCGCCCTCAAGACGCTGGAGGCGCAGTTCGTGCAAAGCCAGAAGATGCAGGCCATCGGCCAGCTGGCGGGCGGCGTCGCGCATGATTTCAACAACCTGCTGACCGCGATCAGCGGGCATTGCGACCTGCTGATGCTCAAGCGCGACAAGGGCGATCCGGATTATGCCGACCTGGACCAGATCAGCCAGAACGCCAACCGCGCGGCGGCGCTGGTCGGACAGCTGCTGGCGTTCTCGCGCAAGCAGACGCTGCGGCTGGAGACGCTGGACCTGCGAGACACGCTGGCCGACCTGACCCACCTGCTGAACCGGCTGGTGGGGGAACGGGTGGGCCTGACCATCACCTACGATCCGGCGCTGCGCGCCATCCGCGCCGACAAGCGGCAACTGGAGCAGGTCATCATGAACCTTGTCGTCAACGCCCGCGATGCCATGCCGCAAGGCGGCGACATCACCGTGCGCACCGAAAACCTTCACCTGTCCGAGGCGATGACCCGCGACCAGGTCACGCTGCCCAAGGGCGACTATGTCCGCATCATCGTGCGCGACCACGGCTGCGGCATCGCGCCGGATCATCTTGGCAAGATCTTCGAGCCGTTCTTCACCACCAAGCGCACGGGCGAGGGGACGGGGCTGGGCCTCTCGACGGCCTATGGCATCGTCAAGCAGACCGGCGGCTTCATCTTCTGTGACAGCGTGCTGAGCGAAGGGACGACCTTCTCGCTCTATTTCCCGGCCCATGCCCGCGCCCAGGTCGCGGCGATTCCCGCCGCGCGTTCGGCCCCCCGGCCCACCCCGCAGCTGCAGACCGGCCCCAAGGCGACCGTGCTGCTGGTCGAGGACGAGGCGCCGGTCCGCGCGTTTGCCGCGCGTGCCCTGAAGCTGAAGGGGTATGACGTCCTTGAGGCCGGATCGGGAGAGGCCGCGCTGAGCCTTCTGGAGGGGCGCGACGGTCCGGTCGACATTTTCGTCACCGATGTCGTGATGCCCGGCATGGACGGCCCCACCTGGGTCCGCGAGGGGCGGCGGATGCTGCCTTCCGCCAAGGTCATCTTCATGTCCGGATATACCGAGGACATCTTTGTGGACGGACAGGTGCCCATTGCAGACGCATCGTTCTTGGCCAAGCCGTTCACGCTGACCGAGCTGACGCAGATGGTCGAGATGCAGCTGACGCGCCCCTCGGGCAGCGACCGGCTGCACTGA
- a CDS encoding DUF1330 domain-containing protein: protein MTALWIAHVTVTDPDAYGLYAKAAGPAIAAHGGVFLARAGRYHVLEGADRARHVVARFPSLDAAVACYHSTEYQAALAHAKGASERDLVIVEEAAPPTE, encoded by the coding sequence ATGACAGCGCTTTGGATTGCCCATGTGACCGTGACGGACCCGGACGCCTATGGCCTTTATGCCAAGGCGGCGGGCCCTGCGATCGCCGCCCATGGCGGTGTGTTCCTGGCCCGCGCCGGCCGCTATCACGTGCTGGAGGGGGCGGACCGCGCCCGCCACGTGGTCGCGCGGTTCCCGTCACTTGATGCGGCCGTTGCCTGTTATCACAGCACCGAGTACCAGGCGGCGCTTGCGCATGCCAAAGGGGCCAGCGAACGCGATCTTGTAATCGTGGAAGAGGCCGCACCCCCCACGGAATAG
- the alaS gene encoding alanine--tRNA ligase, with product MPSLNDIRSTFLGYFERNGHRVVDSSPLVPRNDPTLMFANSGMVQFKNLFTGVETRDYNRATTAQKCVRAGGKHNDLDNVGYTARHHTFFEMLGNFSFGDYFKDQAIAHAWELLTRDFAIPKDRLLVTVYHTDDEAVQIWKKVAGLSDDRIIRIPTSDNFWQMGPTGPCGPCTEIFFDHGDKIPGGPPGSPDEDGDRFIEIWNLVFMQNEQFEDGSMRALDMQSIDTGMGLERIGALLQGKHDNYDTDLMRSLIEASAHASSADPDGPGKVHHRVIADHLRSTSFLIADGVMPSNEGRGYVLRRIMRRAMRHAHMLGAQDPVMHKLVPALVRQMGAAYPELTRAQAMIEETLRSEETRFRQTLDRGLRLLDDELARLPEGADLPGEAAFKLYDTFGFPLDLTQDALREKGRAVQTEGFDAAMAEQKRMARAAWSGSGEAADATIWFELAEKHGVTEFLGYDTEEAEGQITALVIDGADAVEAGEGAKVAIVVNQSPFYAESGGQVGDHGLIRTDTGAARVTDTKKVAGVFIHQAQVTMGTISRGQGAQLSVDHDRRSAIRANHSATHLLHEALRGALGDHVAQRGSLNAPDRLRFDFSHNHAVTAEQLAAIEAEVNGYVRQNSPVETRIMTPDDARALGAQALFGEKYGDEVRVVSMGAQPGSGKGADGATYSLELCGGTHVARTGDIGAFVLLGDAASSAGVRRIEALTGQAALAHLRDADSRLAEIAGILKAQSAEVVTRVRALADERKALANEVAQLKRQLAMGGGDEAEEIAGVKFIARKVDGVGGKELGALVDEMKASLGSGAVLVLAEDGGKATVAAGVTPDLTGRISAVALVQAATAALGGKGGGGRPDRAQGGAPSLAAAETAFQDARKIIEDSK from the coding sequence ATGCCCAGTCTGAATGACATCCGCTCGACTTTCCTTGGCTATTTCGAAAGGAACGGCCACCGGGTCGTGGACAGCAGCCCGCTGGTCCCGCGCAACGACCCCACGCTGATGTTCGCCAACTCTGGCATGGTGCAGTTCAAGAACCTGTTCACCGGGGTCGAGACGCGCGACTACAACCGCGCGACCACCGCGCAGAAATGCGTTCGTGCCGGCGGCAAGCACAACGACCTGGACAATGTTGGCTATACGGCGCGGCACCACACGTTCTTCGAGATGCTGGGCAACTTCAGCTTTGGCGACTATTTCAAGGACCAGGCGATCGCGCATGCCTGGGAGTTGCTGACCCGCGATTTCGCGATCCCCAAGGATCGCCTGCTGGTCACCGTCTATCACACCGACGATGAGGCCGTGCAGATCTGGAAGAAGGTCGCGGGCCTGTCCGACGACCGCATCATCCGTATTCCGACATCGGACAATTTCTGGCAGATGGGCCCGACCGGTCCCTGTGGCCCCTGCACCGAGATCTTCTTCGATCATGGTGACAAGATCCCCGGCGGCCCTCCGGGCAGCCCGGACGAGGATGGCGACCGCTTCATCGAGATCTGGAACCTGGTCTTCATGCAGAACGAGCAGTTCGAGGACGGCTCGATGCGCGCGTTGGACATGCAGTCCATCGACACCGGCATGGGGCTGGAGCGGATCGGCGCACTGCTGCAGGGCAAGCACGACAACTATGACACCGACCTGATGCGGTCGCTGATCGAGGCCTCGGCCCATGCGAGCAGCGCGGATCCCGACGGGCCGGGCAAGGTGCATCACCGGGTAATCGCGGATCACCTGCGGTCGACCAGCTTCCTGATTGCGGACGGGGTGATGCCCTCGAACGAGGGCCGTGGTTACGTGCTGCGCCGGATCATGCGCCGCGCGATGCGCCATGCGCACATGCTGGGCGCGCAGGACCCGGTCATGCACAAGCTGGTGCCCGCATTGGTGCGCCAGATGGGCGCGGCCTATCCGGAGCTGACACGCGCGCAGGCGATGATCGAGGAGACCCTGCGGTCCGAGGAAACGCGGTTCCGCCAGACGCTGGACCGGGGTCTGCGCCTGCTGGACGACGAACTGGCGCGCCTGCCCGAAGGGGCCGACCTGCCGGGCGAGGCCGCGTTCAAGCTGTACGACACGTTCGGATTTCCGCTCGACCTGACCCAGGACGCACTGCGCGAAAAGGGCCGCGCGGTGCAGACCGAAGGGTTCGACGCGGCGATGGCGGAGCAGAAGCGCATGGCCCGTGCCGCATGGTCGGGTTCCGGAGAGGCCGCGGATGCGACCATCTGGTTCGAGCTGGCCGAAAAGCACGGCGTCACCGAGTTCCTGGGCTATGACACCGAGGAGGCCGAGGGCCAGATCACCGCGCTGGTGATCGACGGCGCCGACGCGGTCGAGGCGGGCGAGGGGGCCAAGGTCGCCATCGTGGTGAACCAGTCGCCCTTCTATGCCGAAAGCGGCGGGCAGGTCGGCGATCACGGCCTGATCCGCACCGACACGGGCGCGGCACGCGTCACCGACACCAAGAAGGTTGCCGGCGTCTTTATCCATCAGGCCCAAGTCACGATGGGCACGATAAGCCGTGGCCAAGGGGCGCAGCTGTCGGTCGATCACGACCGCCGGTCGGCGATCCGCGCGAACCACTCGGCGACGCACCTGCTGCACGAGGCGCTGCGCGGGGCCCTTGGCGATCACGTCGCACAGCGGGGCAGCCTGAACGCGCCGGACCGGCTGCGGTTCGACTTCAGCCACAATCATGCGGTCACCGCCGAGCAGCTTGCGGCGATCGAGGCCGAGGTGAACGGCTATGTGCGCCAGAACAGCCCCGTCGAGACCCGGATCATGACGCCTGACGATGCACGCGCCTTGGGGGCGCAGGCCCTGTTCGGCGAGAAATACGGCGACGAGGTTCGCGTCGTGTCGATGGGCGCGCAGCCCGGCAGCGGCAAGGGCGCCGATGGGGCGACCTATTCGTTGGAGCTGTGCGGCGGCACGCATGTCGCGCGGACCGGCGATATCGGGGCGTTCGTGCTGTTGGGCGACGCGGCCTCCAGCGCGGGTGTCCGGCGGATCGAGGCGCTGACCGGACAGGCGGCGCTGGCGCATCTGCGCGATGCGGACAGCCGCCTGGCCGAGATCGCGGGCATCCTCAAGGCGCAGTCCGCCGAGGTGGTGACCCGCGTCCGCGCGCTGGCCGACGAACGCAAGGCGCTGGCCAACGAGGTCGCGCAGCTGAAGCGGCAGCTGGCGATGGGCGGCGGTGACGAGGCCGAGGAGATCGCGGGTGTCAAGTTCATCGCCCGCAAGGTCGATGGCGTGGGCGGCAAGGAACTGGGTGCGCTGGTCGACGAGATGAAGGCATCCCTGGGCAGCGGCGCCGTTCTGGTGCTGGCCGAGGATGGCGGCAAGGCCACCGTGGCCGCGGGCGTCACGCCCGATCTGACCGGTCGCATCAGTGCCGTGGCGCTGGTGCAGGCTGCGACCGCGGCACTGGGCGGCAAGGGCGGTGGCGGCCGCCCCGACCGGGCACAGGGTGGCGCGCCCTCTCTGGCGGCCGCGGAAACGGCGTTCCAGGACGCCCGCAAGATCATCGAGGACAGCAAATGA
- the gatB gene encoding Asp-tRNA(Asn)/Glu-tRNA(Gln) amidotransferase subunit GatB — MLDLTFTAPQPKVIQGAQGDWELVIGLEVHAQVASNAKLFSGASTRFGSEPNSNVAFVDAAMPGMLPVINEFCVAQAVRTGLGLKAQINLRSAFDRKNYFYPDLPQGYQISQLYHPIVGEGEIIVDMAPGVARRVRVERIHLEQDAGKSIHDMDPTMSFVDLNRTGVALMEIVSRPDIRGPEEAAAYVVKLRQILRYLGTCDGNMQNGNLRADVNVSVCKPGDYERFQETGDFGHLGTRCEIKNMNSMRFIQAAIDYEARRQIAILEDGGKIVQETRLYDPDKGETRSMRSKEEAHDYRYFPDPDLLPLEIEQAWVDDIAASMPELPDEKKARFVQGMGLSEYDAGVLTAEVENADYFEAVASGRDGKMAANWVINELFGRLNKEGLTIATSPVSAAQLGGVIDLIASDAISGKIAKDLFEILWTEGGDPARIVEERGMKQVTDLGAIEAAVDQIIADNPAQVEKARANPKLAGWFVGQVLKATGGKANPAAVNDMVARKLAL, encoded by the coding sequence ATGCTTGACCTGACCTTCACCGCCCCGCAGCCGAAAGTGATCCAAGGCGCGCAAGGCGATTGGGAGCTGGTGATCGGGCTGGAGGTTCACGCCCAGGTCGCATCGAACGCCAAGCTGTTTTCCGGCGCCTCGACCCGTTTCGGGTCCGAGCCCAACAGCAACGTGGCCTTCGTCGATGCGGCCATGCCGGGCATGCTGCCGGTCATCAACGAATTCTGCGTGGCGCAGGCGGTCCGCACCGGCCTTGGCCTGAAGGCCCAGATCAACCTGCGCAGCGCGTTCGACCGAAAGAACTATTTCTATCCCGACCTGCCGCAGGGCTATCAGATCAGCCAGTTGTATCACCCCATCGTGGGCGAGGGAGAGATCATCGTCGACATGGCCCCCGGCGTCGCCCGCCGCGTCCGCGTCGAGCGCATCCACCTTGAACAGGACGCGGGCAAGTCGATCCACGACATGGACCCGACCATGTCCTTCGTCGATTTGAACCGCACCGGCGTCGCCCTGATGGAGATCGTCAGCCGCCCCGACATCCGCGGCCCCGAGGAGGCCGCCGCCTATGTCGTCAAGCTGCGCCAGATCCTGCGCTATCTGGGCACCTGCGACGGCAACATGCAGAACGGCAACCTGCGCGCCGACGTCAACGTCAGCGTCTGCAAGCCCGGCGATTACGAACGGTTCCAGGAGACCGGCGATTTCGGCCATCTGGGCACGCGCTGCGAGATCAAGAACATGAACTCGATGCGCTTCATCCAGGCGGCCATCGACTATGAGGCCCGGCGCCAGATCGCGATCCTTGAGGATGGCGGAAAGATCGTCCAGGAGACGCGCCTTTATGATCCCGACAAGGGAGAGACGCGGTCGATGCGGTCGAAGGAGGAGGCGCATGATTATCGCTACTTCCCCGACCCCGACCTTCTGCCGCTGGAGATCGAGCAGGCCTGGGTGGATGACATCGCGGCATCCATGCCCGAACTGCCCGATGAGAAGAAGGCCCGCTTCGTGCAGGGCATGGGCCTGTCGGAATATGATGCGGGCGTGCTGACCGCAGAGGTCGAGAACGCCGACTACTTCGAGGCCGTGGCATCGGGCCGCGACGGGAAGATGGCCGCGAACTGGGTCATCAACGAGCTGTTCGGCCGCCTGAACAAGGAAGGTCTGACCATCGCGACCTCTCCGGTGTCCGCCGCGCAGCTGGGTGGCGTGATCGACCTGATCGCGTCGGACGCGATTTCCGGCAAGATCGCCAAGGACCTGTTCGAGATCCTGTGGACTGAAGGCGGCGACCCCGCCCGGATCGTCGAGGAACGCGGCATGAAGCAGGTCACCGACCTTGGCGCGATCGAAGCTGCGGTCGATCAGATCATTGCCGACAACCCCGCCCAGGTCGAAAAGGCGCGCGCCAACCCCAAGCTGGCGGGCTGGTTCGTGGGCCAGGTGCTGAAGGCCACCGGCGGCAAGGCGAATCCCGCCGCCGTCAACGACATGGTCGCCCGGAAACTGGCTCTGTGA
- a CDS encoding RsmB/NOP family class I SAM-dependent RNA methyltransferase — translation MTPAARISAAITVLDQILAGSPAEQALLRWSRASRFAGSGDRAALRDLVFGALRQRDSLAALGGGLTGRGLMIGHVRQSGPSLDAIFTGEGHAPSPLTEAEAAVVPPDPLPDDLPDWLRPAWRQALGDQADAVALAMTQRAPVWLRVNGSRATPEQAAAVLAADGITVEAAPQLASALRVVSGDRLVARSSAYLDGLVELQDLSPQMACARLSLAPGLRVLDYCAGGGGKALALAARQPGMQVSAHDVAPARMADLPARAARAGAKVQIQTQPRGTFDLVVADVPCSGSGTWRRTPDAKWRLTAAQLSDLVALQARILDQVAALLAPGGLLAYMTCSVLEAENGDQVDAFLSRHPGFRRIDQQAWTPLTGGDGFFLAQLRQG, via the coding sequence GTGACGCCCGCCGCCCGCATCAGCGCCGCCATCACCGTTCTGGACCAGATCCTTGCCGGCAGCCCCGCGGAACAGGCGCTTTTGCGCTGGTCGCGTGCCAGTCGCTTTGCGGGGTCGGGCGACCGGGCCGCCCTGCGCGATCTGGTCTTCGGTGCCCTGCGGCAGCGAGACAGTCTTGCCGCCTTGGGCGGGGGTCTGACGGGGCGGGGGCTGATGATCGGCCATGTCCGCCAATCCGGTCCGTCGCTGGACGCGATCTTTACCGGAGAAGGCCACGCACCGTCACCCCTGACGGAGGCCGAGGCCGCCGTGGTTCCCCCCGACCCGCTGCCCGACGACCTGCCCGACTGGTTGCGCCCGGCCTGGCGGCAGGCCCTGGGCGATCAGGCCGATGCCGTGGCGCTGGCCATGACGCAGCGTGCGCCAGTCTGGCTGCGCGTGAACGGGTCGCGCGCGACGCCCGAACAGGCGGCGGCGGTGCTGGCCGCCGACGGGATCACGGTCGAGGCCGCACCCCAGCTTGCATCGGCCCTGCGGGTCGTGTCGGGCGACCGCCTGGTCGCGCGGTCCAGCGCCTATCTGGACGGCCTGGTCGAGTTGCAGGACCTGTCGCCGCAGATGGCCTGCGCGCGGCTGTCATTGGCTCCCGGCCTGCGGGTCCTGGACTATTGCGCGGGGGGCGGCGGCAAGGCGCTGGCCCTGGCCGCGCGGCAGCCTGGCATGCAGGTGTCCGCCCATGACGTGGCCCCGGCCCGCATGGCCGATCTGCCCGCCCGCGCCGCCCGCGCGGGGGCCAAGGTCCAGATCCAGACGCAGCCGCGCGGGACGTTCGACCTGGTGGTCGCCGACGTTCCCTGTTCCGGATCAGGGACATGGCGGCGGACGCCCGACGCGAAATGGCGTCTGACCGCGGCGCAGTTGAGCGACCTCGTGGCGCTGCAGGCCCGCATCCTGGATCAGGTGGCGGCACTGCTCGCGCCCGGCGGTCTGCTGGCCTACATGACCTGTTCCGTTCTTGAGGCCGAGAACGGCGATCAGGTGGACGCGTTCCTGTCGCGCCATCCCGGTTTCCGGCGCATCGACCAGCAGGCATGGACACCCCTGACCGGGGGCGACGGGTTCTTTCTGGCCCAGCTGCGACAGGGTTAA
- the recA gene encoding recombinase RecA: MAQASIFDMTDKRAADKQKALDSALAQIERQFGKGSIMKLGKDNPVAEIESTSTGSLGLDIALGIGGLPKGRIIEIFGPESSGKTTLTLHVVAEEQKKGGVCAFVDAEHALDPQYAKKLGVNLDELLISQPDTGEQALEIVDTLVRSGAVSLVVVDSVAALTPKSEIEGDMGDMQMGSQARLMSQAMRKLTASIGRSNCMVIFINQIRMKIGVMFGNPETTTGGNALKFYASVRLDIRRTGAVKDRDEVVGNATRVKVVKNKVAPPFRQVEFDIMYGEGISKVGELIDLGVKAGVVEKSGAWYSYGDERIGQGRENAKQFLRDRPEVAFAIEDKIRASHGLEFGVGEGSDSGDDDSLTE; this comes from the coding sequence ATGGCACAGGCGAGCATCTTCGACATGACGGACAAACGCGCGGCGGACAAGCAGAAGGCGCTGGACAGCGCCCTGGCCCAGATCGAACGGCAGTTCGGCAAGGGCTCGATCATGAAGCTGGGCAAGGACAATCCCGTGGCCGAGATCGAGTCGACCTCGACGGGGTCGTTGGGTCTGGACATCGCGCTCGGCATCGGCGGCCTGCCCAAGGGCCGGATCATCGAGATCTTCGGGCCGGAAAGCTCGGGCAAGACGACGCTGACGCTGCATGTCGTGGCCGAGGAGCAGAAGAAGGGCGGCGTCTGCGCCTTCGTTGACGCGGAACACGCGCTGGACCCGCAATATGCTAAGAAGCTGGGCGTGAACCTGGACGAGTTGCTGATCAGCCAGCCCGATACGGGCGAGCAGGCGCTGGAGATCGTGGACACGCTGGTGCGGTCAGGCGCGGTCAGCTTGGTCGTGGTCGACTCGGTTGCGGCGCTGACGCCCAAGTCCGAGATCGAGGGCGACATGGGCGACATGCAGATGGGCAGCCAGGCCCGCCTGATGAGCCAGGCCATGCGCAAGCTGACCGCCAGCATCGGGCGTTCGAACTGCATGGTGATCTTCATCAACCAGATCCGCATGAAGATCGGCGTGATGTTCGGCAACCCCGAGACCACAACAGGCGGCAACGCGCTGAAGTTCTATGCCTCCGTTCGTCTGGACATCCGCCGCACCGGCGCGGTCAAGGACCGCGACGAGGTCGTGGGCAACGCCACCCGCGTCAAGGTCGTTAAGAACAAGGTCGCGCCCCCCTTCCGGCAGGTCGAGTTCGACATCATGTACGGAGAGGGCATCAGCAAGGTCGGCGAACTTATCGACCTTGGCGTCAAGGCCGGCGTGGTCGAGAAGTCGGGCGCCTGGTACTCCTATGGTGACGAGCGCATCGGCCAGGGCCGCGAGAACGCCAAGCAGTTCCTGCGCGACCGCCCCGAGGTGGCCTTTGCCATCGAAGACAAGATCCGCGCCAGTCATGGCCTGGAATTCGGCGTCGGCGAAGGGTCGGACAGCGGCGACGACGACTCGCTGACCGAATAA
- a CDS encoding DUF4177 domain-containing protein produces MRFEYSVIPAPTKTEKAREAKTPTDRYALSLTAELNRMSAEGWEYVRADVLPSEERSGLTGRTTVYHNVLVFRRPHSVDPELRRLPQPEAAPAAPDAMTDRP; encoded by the coding sequence ATGCGCTTTGAATATTCCGTCATCCCCGCGCCGACCAAGACGGAGAAGGCCCGCGAGGCAAAGACGCCGACCGATCGGTATGCCCTGTCGCTGACGGCAGAGCTGAACCGCATGTCGGCCGAGGGCTGGGAATACGTGCGCGCCGATGTCCTGCCAAGCGAGGAGCGCAGCGGCCTGACCGGGCGCACCACGGTCTATCATAATGTGCTGGTGTTCCGCCGCCCGCACAGCGTCGATCCTGAACTGCGCCGCCTGCCCCAGCCCGAGGCCGCGCCCGCGGCCCCCGATGCGATGACCGACCGTCCGTAA